The genome window tctcgtcgctaggtaactaattggttcttagccacgtagaataaatctaatccttcaggccagccctaggagagctgtcaatcagctcagtggtctggttaaactaaggtatacttaactttattatgGTCACTAGTCTTGCCCCACCGTCAAGAATGCTGAAGTTAATCCCTGGAGGAGGGGAATGATTTAGGAATTTATAATATCAAATCCTTTGTTCCTTTGTTGACCTGAGCAATGAATTACGTTAGAAACCAGCCTTTGGTGGGATTTGACCAAGGTGAATAGGTCATAAGGCATGCAACGCCATCCCTAAGGACAAAATTGTGTTGCTGAAAACCAGGATATTAGCAGTTTTTGAGCCAGTACCTCAAAGGGAAATAGCGtatccctctcccccccctctctctctctctctctctctctctctctctctctctgtctattttatatatatagtatatatatacatacgtatatatatacgttctatctatctgtgcatatatatatatatatatatatatatatatatatatatatatatatatatatatatatatacatatacatacacatataagaaGTGCTGTCTTTCTCCTTGAAGACAAGAAGCCAAATGATAAACGAGAAAGAAAACAGCCCCTGAAAGTAATAAGTGAGCGGGCGGCTTTCATGACGAGGATGAAAAACATGCTGTCAACCAATTACTGACAGCACAACAGCGCCGGTGACAGCTAAGGCGCTTACGAAAACACACCCTGCAAGGGAAAAAGGGAGGAAGACGGAGGGAGAGGTAGGGAGACAGTAAAAGACAGGGCAAGAGATGAGAAGGAGAGATGGGAAGGGAATGTACGAGGAAGAGAGACACAAGACGTGCAGATAACGGGGGAAGGTGTTCTTGGTAAAGGGATTTTTGGAGGGGAGGTGATTCATTTATTAAAAGCTTTTTACCACACATATacacgcgcgcgtgcacacacacgcatacatatgtgcacacttatatatgtgtatattatatacagtatatatatatatatagatatagatatatatatacatatatattttatatataattgacatgATAATTATGCTAAACAAATTAGTTATTCAAACAATTTCATTTaagaacagtaataatatatatatatatatatatatatatatatatacatatatatatatactatatatatgtatatattgtatatatatagatatatatgtatatatatgacatgctAATCATGATAAATAAACGCATAAGCATTTTTACTGAATACTGATAACAGTTGAAAACTATAACGACTAGTAACTTGAAAATAGTGACGACAGTGAAAACTCCTATTGATATGAATCTTCTAAACGAAGAATGTGCAATCCTGAACCCCAGGTGCAGTTTCTCAACCAAACATGGAATCCCAAATTCTACGCCTTGTCAGGAAGATATGACATCTGAAATaattcctttctcctttctccttttccattgtatatatctatagatctgcatatttctgtgtatatatataatgtatatatatatagtaaatatgtctatatatttataaatatatattatatatacatatatatatatatatatatatatatatatatatatatatatatatatatatatatatatatatatatatatatatatatatatatatatatatatatacagtaaacccctgtattcaagttctcacgatttgcggactcacacattcacggatttctctgtggaatgtatctacccattattcgcagaaaattcgcccaatTCACGGTATTTTTtactgggaaatattcactaattactgtattttcatataattttcatgagtaaatgcactttttgtgataaaactgttaaaatactcaggtataagcatttttagagggttttacttgtgtttaaactatcaaaacaggcagttctaagtgttttttaggggttttaagtattcgcggaatttagctatttgcgggggggtacgcatcccctgcaaatacggggggtttactgtatgtatatatatatattatatatatatatatatatatatatatatatatatatatatatataaatttcatttacgctctttctttttatataaatatgtatccaTTCCtcctttatatgttatatatatatatatttatacacacatatgtatatacatgtatatttgtgtgtgtgtgtatatatatatatatatatatatatatatatatataatatataaagcaaGAAGGAATGGATacttatttaagtaaaaaaaatgagcgCAAACGAAATTTAGTCGGGTTCCACTTTTCAAAGCCTAGTTTCCACCATATCAATTCATCTACTCTTCTTTCAAGCTGCACTGTGATGTTAACGAattggaaaattgaaaataggattGCTTTAAGAAATCTTTGGCGACGAGCGTCACTAAGCTTGCTTCTAAGAGCAAGAGGTTTAGTTTGTTACCCAAGACCCACTTGAAAATCTTCGCTGAGCAACTCGTGTTTATTTTAGGAACTTTGTTTGATTGCACAGAGCATTGTCGTCATGCCTAGGAAGTCTCTTCGCAAACTTCTCTTCTTTATGGAATTGAATCACATGACCTCCATCCAGTAAATGATCTTTCATCTCACTTTCGCCTCGGATAAGCTTCAAGTCGTTTGTGAGACCGGGAACCTCTGCttgttttatcaatattatttcagTTAGTGCTCTTTAGAGCTTCTTGATTGTGAACTATCCCCACTCTCTAGTCCTTGTCGTACATGTCAGACTTCTATTTACTGCAGGTACTTGGTAGAATGTACTCAACTGAAGCTATTTGTGCAGTCCGTTTGAGTAAGAAAGGTCAGTTGAATGACCTACCTCGCAGGATTGTTaagtgtttgtatacacacatttatatatacacatacatacatacatacatacatacatacatatatatatatatatatatatatatatatatatatatatatgcacacacaaggaaacaacatttttccttcttccacCTTTCATTGACAATGGAAAGTTCAAATACCTTTGGTTTGAATATACCGCTACTGAAAGGTAACCatacagatatacagataaaTCGATAGACACAGACAGGtagatacacagatatatacatagatggtTAGATAAGCAGAAGAGCATCCCGAAAAATCTGGAGACAGACGATGCACGAGAGAGACTGGCCGTCGGAAGTTTTAAATCGAACGCTCATATTCTACACTGAATTCAAGCTGTCATGGAAGAATCTGGTTTCCTTttagtaaaagtttgaaagtagTTTCTTTTGTGGAAATATTCACTCCACCTTCTTATAGGATAAATGGAAGAATATTCCTTTACTTCCCAGATTTTTATAGAGTGTTACATCTTTGAAATCTGTGATGGGGAACCAATTCTATTAtccaaataaatttcttattcttcGTCAACCTTTGCTTTACCTGTAACTTATGTTCACTGTCATCTTGCATGACATCGTGAGCACTTTTGAAGATTATAAGATTGAAACGTCTTGCACGTCGGGAATATGATATCTAAGCTTTCATCTTTCCCTTGTCAAACGTGTCTCTCATTTTTATCACTCTCATCTGTGAAGGATTCAGAAAAAGCTCGAACCATGCAGATTAATCTGCAAGTGATTATCGCCTGTCCATACACCTGCCTGCCAAGTCAACCTATTTATGTCCACTAAACTGTGTTACTGGGCATAATGGAAAGGATAATTTCGTGTAATATTGCTAATAGCGTATTCAGGTCCTGGGCCTATTGAACTCCCCGAAACACTTTCTTCGTCTTTGCTATTAAGTCTTTCAAAAGCATATTTAATTTTGGtcagttttttgttcttttatattacGCCGTCTATTTAACTCATCTCAAGAATACTCATTTCAACAACTTCCActaacacgaacacacacacacacaaaatttaagCTGGAAAAGTAGCAaaggatctttcttagatagtggcccccaagggttttcgggggccgTTATCTAGGACTTATAGTTCTTGgcggtcattatctttgtgatatttgtagtcttttgtttatgttttttacggtaatccccaacgggcttgtactagacacaccgcaaaggtggatacaaggtctagagagtatagcCTAtaatctctagaccttgggtggaTTCATACCGGATTAAAACAcgttggggtcattatctaggaaagatccgcagtaaaaaataacattatgacAAGCATTTCATGCGAAAGGAAATAAACTGTTCAAAACTTGAATCAGAATGCATTTCTATATTCGCATAATTTTCTCATAAATCTGAGAAAGCCAAGCTTCGGAGCAGACATTACAGGAAACATTCTACGAAAATGCTTGGTTATTTAGCGTAAAACTCAGAACATTACCATTACCAAAAGAAAGAGATCCTGTGTTAACTATTTATGTAAGCCGTTTGTGTAAACGCAGCCTTTATCACACGTAACATCAGCCGTAAAATCCGTTGAATTCAGGTAAATATTTCTGCTTGGTCGAAAAGCCTTTCACCAAGGGAGGATGTCGTTTTATTCAATAAGTGCAGTACAGCGAAGTCACGTCAAAGCCTGGAAGGCCTTAAGAGCTCTTTCGCTCTCATTTCCATCGGCTAAATGATCTCTCGTACCCTTCGCATGATACGTTAATAACATCGAGGACAATTAACAGTAATTGTCCATCGCGGAGTTGCCTTTGGAATAGGATAGGAAGCCTTTCGGCTACGGTAGAGGTGAAAGTCTTCATCTCCTTCAGGCAATTACAAGCTTTACTGCTATGGGAATAGCTTTCTTGGGTTCGTTCCAACGTACggattaaaacgagagagagagagagagagggaaaaataaaacaataattttgtaaCCAAGTATAGCACACAGAAATCGCCCAGCGAAGTAATGACTAATAGACTTAATCTGATAAGTTTCAGTATTGGGTGATCGCCTTCGAAAGACTACTGGGTATAAAGCCTATgataataaaggagaaaatgaCATTCGGTAATCATATCGTGATTCAACGTTTTGTGTTAGcttgcacatgtatatatgcttatatatacatatattctattatatatatatatatatatatatatatatatatatatatatatatatatatatatatatatatatattataatatataaaacgtgtatatatgtatatatatatatatatctgtatgtatatataagcatgtgtACACCGACCAAAGAAACCGATGTCGCCTCTCCAAACCTTGCTGGGAGACATCATATCTTTCTTGCTCTGAACGGTAGCTGAAGTTACAACTGCCAATGCATAGTTACGATGGTTCGAATGAGAGGAGGGAAATTACCaaattcagaagagagagagagagagagagagagagagagagagagagagagagagaaattttattcttaagaaaTGTAATCGTATTTTATTTCGATATTAATTATCTCTTTTAAGAACCGAGCACGTGGGGGTGGAGGGTAGGAGGATATTATGATAAGGAGGTTAATGGTGATGGGCAATGGGGTGATGTTAATGTAGGGCTTGACGAGATTCGCTTATCAACATATTTGAAGTGGCGACATTAATACCCTTATTGATAACAGTTAATATCAATTATTCCAGTTCGCCATGAAGACATAGATATGTATCATTATAGCATTACTTATATCATCGTTTACGTTCTGAATAGTTTTGAGGGAAAGTGGGGGGACCAGGTTTTCCGACGAGGGAGTTTGCGACACAGCCATGGACGATGCTTATCCCAAAAGCCAGTAGCTGAGTAGTTTTGACGGCTGGGGATTTGCAGCCTCTGTGTAACTTTATTAGCTGGTAAACACGATTATCTATATAACGGCAATCTCCACCATATTGTTGTCTTCTttagtctatataatatatacttatatatggcatttttttgtAGAGGTGGCGGCGGCAAACAAAGACAACTCTGTAGAGCATATAACTCAGAGGTCGGATCATTGGTGAGTGGGAGTGTGGTGTTCCAACAGGAGATATTGCCGTGAGCGTTGGAGTGTCAACTCGCACAGTCCAAAGGCGGATATCAAGATGGCGGGAAGAGGGAACATTGGCAAATAGACCTAGGAGAGGACGCCCACGCATAACATGACAACAAGACGAACAAATCATTGCAGCATCCATAGAAGACCCCCTGAAAACCTCAGTAACTATCACGCAAGAATTGCATCTCTCGTGCACTCCACAGACAACCAGACAGCGACTGAGGGAGCATGGGATTAGGTGCCATGTTCCGGCGGTCAAAGGGGAGTTAAAGGAATGGCATCGTGACACTCGTCTGGGCTTTGCTCTGCAACATGTTGTTTACGATATCGATGAATGGAAAAATGTAATCTTCAGTGATGAAACTTACTTTACCTCGATAGTCCAGAACAATGCACGTCTAGCGACGCATCGGCACAAGATACGATGCTAGGAGTGGGAGGTCGTCCCCGAAGTCGACCACGAGGTCGTCTTCGAAGTCGActtcgaggtcgtcctcgaagacGACCTCGAAGGCGTCCTTGAAGTCTTCCTCGACGTCGTCCttgaagtcgacctcgaggtcgtcctcgacgtcgacctcgaggtcgtcctcgaagtcaacCTCGGGGTCGTCCTTGATGTCGTCCTCGAAGCCGTCCTggagctcgtcctcgaagtcttcctcgagctcATCCTCGAGGTCAtaatcgaagtcgtcctcgagctcggcctcgaagtcgtcctcgaagttaacctcgaggtcgtccttgatgtcgtcctcgaagtcttcctcgagctcataatcgaagtcgtcctcgagttCGTCCTCGAAGtcaacctcgaggtcgtccttgatgtcgtcctcgaagtcttcctcgagctcataatcgaagtcatcctcgagctcgtcctcgatgTCGTCCTCGAGGTCGAGGACGTCCTCGAAATCGACCTCGAgatcgtcctcgaagtcgacctcgaagTCGTACTCGAGCCcatcctcgaagtcgtcctcgagctcttcctcgaagtcgtcctcgagctcgtcctcgatgTCGTCCTAAAGGTCatcctcgaagtcttcctcgagctcGTGGAGTGCTGCTGCACCTACACTCAGGGTTTTACACAACACCCGAGCCGTACGTGGGTGAACTAATTAGATAAAGTCTAGTATGGCTCTGGTGTTGTGTAAAACCCTGAGTATAGGTGCAGTAGCACTCCACGACCCCGATAATGCAACACTTTTATGAGATTTGATGGCTGAACCGATAAGATCACTAACTGGTATTCTGATGTTTAAGGGTTCGAGCCTTGAGGGGAAGGGTATTTTTCAAAATCGTCATTGGCAAAAGTTATGGTGATTATGGATATCAGTTTCCTAATTTGAGAGTAAAACCGTCGAAATATGCTGCATCAAATATAACCAAAAAGTAGCTTCGTTCTTTGCAAACTGAACGGAGAACAGAACCATAATAGCAGATGGCCGAACCGTCCCAAATAGACATCACTCGAGACAGTTTTTAACAATAGTATGATTAATCTCAGGTGTTCTTAATCAGGGATGCTCACTCCTCTATGGGATGTAAGGCCGATTCCTAGGGGACCTTTCAGACGAACAAAATAACGCCAGAAGCCAGGAAATACTCGTAAAAATTCTGGTAACACTTCAACAGAAGTTGTGAcagggatatttttatttcctcgctACTGACGTCATATTGTTGTCTCAGATATAGTAACCATGTTTTCCCCAAGACACTTGTCCGTTCGTCTAGAAGGTGCCTAACGGGTGCgaggatgaatatgaataattaagacaaatatatatttctttatatgcatattacttttttttttctcaaaacgaaAATAGTAATAACGCGAGctttatcaatgaaaaaaaatacaaaaattatcaatacacatcacatcaattttgtttcttaacatatctttaatattttttttcctattttccaattCTGAGGGTGCGATAACGGACTGCTGATTTGGAAAGGGTgcacactaaagagagagagagagagcccttttattctttttgtaatcgcatattgttttgaaagtaatcaccaagaaatttcatgaccatgttttattttaatttcgtatcatatttataagaaaaatccataaatattgatgaaactggCTATTCATATCAATATTGTCCTAAACAGCCATTTAACTGCGTCCTGGTAGTTGGAACGCAAGACATCTTTCAGGGCAAaaagggcattctctctccaggCAGGTCTGGCGAGGCGACATCGGTTTCTTTGgtgggtgtacacacacacacacacacacacacacacacatatatatatatatatatatatatatatatatatatatatatataatatatatatatatatatatatatatatatatgcatatatatacatttatatattcatatatatatatttatatactgtatatatatatatatatatatatatatatatatatatatatatatatatatatatatatatatatatatatatatatatatatattacacagtgtTTAATTATGTCAGCTCATTTTAAATGAGACactactgtagtgtttttaatcagttgttataataaatgtttttatgaataattattgagtcagctcgctgtatttcagccttgaaaatacaacaatttagttgtgaaacgtcggcattagcaataaaccATCtactgtattgagtgcctttcctgacGCCTACgagtatgatttcgagagctgcagctctgttgttggaatatatatatatatatatatatatatatatatatatatatatatatatatatatatatatatatatatatatatatatatatatatatatatatgtgtgtgtgtgtgtgtgtgtgtgtgtgtatgtatatacacacatatatgctgtgtatatatatatgtatgtatatatatatatatatatatatatatatatatatatatatatatatatatatattatggcaagGTGACAGAAAAGCCAAAGGCAAAATCTAATAGGACCCAGGCCACTCCGGAAAGAGACGGGAGAGAGGCGAACGAAGCAAGTCCATCACATCGTCTATGATAACTTGAAATTGCCTGAAGTGCAGAACATAAAGGATGAATTTAAAACCACTCATAAAACTCCCTGGGGATCATAGGGACGGGCAAATTTGCCTGATAGTTCCTTTCAGCTTAGGATCAAAGCCTCCATTAGGCGAGCCACCAATGTGGTGTTGCCCCATATCCCGGGGggtgaggggggtggggggagatgggCTTTCTGTGGGCGTAGGAGGCGTTGATTGGTCCATTCAAATCGTGGACGTGGCTCGAAGGCTGAAAAGCGCGGGAAAGCCCACGAGTAAATTAGATTTAGAAATCCTGGAGGGTTGCAGTTTTGTCATCATTGtgagatgtttgtgtgtgtgtttgtgtttgtgtgagtgagtgtttgCGTGTGCTTACGTCGTTAGGAATCTATGC of Macrobrachium rosenbergii isolate ZJJX-2024 chromosome 11, ASM4041242v1, whole genome shotgun sequence contains these proteins:
- the LOC136843521 gene encoding aspartic and glutamic acid-rich protein-like, producing MASIDDIEDELEDDFEEELEDDFEDGLEYDFEVDFEDDLEVDFEDVLDLEDDIEDELEDDFDYELEEDFEDDIKDDLEVDFEDELEDDFDYELEEDFEDDIKDDLEVNFEDDFEAELEDDFDYDLEDELEEDFEDELQDGFEDDIKDDPEVDFEDDLEVDVEDDLEVDFKDDVEEDFKDAFEVVFEDDLEVDFEDDLVVDFGDDLPLLASYLVPMRR